Proteins from a single region of Streptomyces spinoverrucosus:
- a CDS encoding DUF3311 domain-containing protein: MSDAPDVNRGPVVTPVRVIIALCLIAPFVSMLWVSSYAKTEPTFIGIPFFYWYQMAWVVISTALTMIAYQLWQRDQRARKAQGGAGA; encoded by the coding sequence ATGTCAGATGCCCCAGATGTGAACAGAGGGCCGGTGGTGACGCCTGTGCGCGTCATCATCGCCCTCTGCCTGATAGCACCGTTCGTGTCCATGCTCTGGGTGAGCTCGTACGCGAAGACGGAGCCCACTTTCATCGGCATTCCGTTCTTCTACTGGTACCAGATGGCCTGGGTCGTGATCTCCACGGCGCTCACCATGATCGCGTACCAGCTGTGGCAGCGTGACCAGCGCGCCCGCAAGGCTCAGGGGGGTGCCGGAGCATGA
- a CDS encoding YbdD/YjiX family protein, with protein MRPSALLRRVTSGVRWYVRELTDESAYGRYVAHLRKDHPEAEVPSRREFERMRTDRQERDPRQGFRCC; from the coding sequence GTGCGACCGTCAGCACTGCTGCGCCGGGTGACTAGCGGGGTGCGCTGGTACGTCCGTGAGCTGACCGACGAGTCGGCTTACGGCCGCTATGTCGCGCATCTCCGCAAGGACCACCCGGAGGCGGAGGTACCGTCCCGGCGGGAGTTCGAGCGGATGCGGACAGACCGGCAGGAAAGGGACCCCCGGCAGGGCTTCCGCTGCTGCTGA
- a CDS encoding carbon starvation CstA family protein — translation MRTANARTIVIWTLVALVGAAGWVVLALSRGEEVSAAWMVAAALGSYAIAYRFYAKFIAYKVLKADKTRATPAERLNNGIDFHPTDRRVLLGHHFAAIAGAGPLVGPVLAAQMGYLPGTIWIIAGVIFAGAVQDMVVLFFSTRRDGRSLGQMAREEIGPFGGAAALLAAFAIMIILLGVLALVIVNALAESPWGTFSIAMTVPIALLMGFYLRVLRPGRVAEVSFIGVGLLLLALIAGRWVAESSWAEAFTLAPSTLVIWLVAYGFIASILPVWMLLAPRDYLSTFMKIGTILLLALGVVITLPTLRMDAVTDFASRGDGPVFAGSLFPFVFITIACGALSGFHSLISSGTTPKMIQKETQVRMIGYGSMLMESSVAVMALIAASIIDPGLYFAMNAPAGVIGTTVENASQVVSGWGYQISPADLAAAAASVEESTLLSRTGGAPTLAVGVSEIFSTVTGDGLKAFWYHFAIMFEALFILTALDAGTRVGRFMLQDTLGNVYKPFKNVSWKPGLIITSAIVCGMWGYFLWVGVHEPLGGINQLFPVFGISNQLLAAVALAVCTTLLIKSGRLKWAWITGVPLVWDAVVTLTASWQKVFSSDPKVGFFKQRQVFQDAIDRGEVLAPAKSMEDMHTVVTNSTVDGVLTAVLALLIVVVIVDAARICVRHLRRPALTTSSEAPYVESKLVAPAGLFATREEKEERRATVSTAAPGD, via the coding sequence GTGCGCACAGCGAACGCCCGAACCATCGTCATCTGGACCCTCGTCGCCCTCGTCGGCGCCGCCGGCTGGGTCGTGCTCGCGCTGTCGCGCGGGGAGGAGGTCTCGGCCGCCTGGATGGTCGCGGCCGCCCTCGGCTCGTACGCGATCGCCTATCGCTTCTACGCCAAGTTCATCGCGTACAAGGTCCTCAAGGCCGACAAGACCCGCGCCACCCCGGCCGAGCGCCTGAACAACGGCATCGACTTCCACCCCACCGACCGCCGTGTCCTGCTCGGCCACCACTTCGCGGCGATCGCCGGCGCAGGACCGCTGGTCGGCCCCGTGCTCGCCGCCCAGATGGGCTATCTGCCCGGCACTATCTGGATCATCGCCGGCGTGATCTTCGCGGGCGCCGTGCAGGACATGGTGGTGCTGTTCTTCTCGACCCGCCGGGACGGCCGCTCGCTCGGCCAGATGGCCCGGGAGGAGATCGGCCCGTTCGGCGGCGCCGCCGCGCTGCTCGCCGCGTTCGCCATCATGATCATCCTGCTCGGCGTGCTGGCCCTGGTCATCGTCAACGCCCTCGCGGAGTCCCCCTGGGGCACCTTCTCCATCGCGATGACCGTCCCGATCGCCCTGCTGATGGGCTTCTACCTGCGCGTTCTGAGGCCGGGCCGGGTCGCCGAGGTGTCGTTCATCGGCGTCGGCCTGCTGCTGCTCGCGCTGATCGCGGGCCGCTGGGTCGCCGAGTCGTCCTGGGCCGAGGCCTTCACCCTCGCCCCGTCGACGCTGGTCATCTGGCTGGTGGCGTACGGCTTCATCGCGTCGATCCTGCCGGTGTGGATGCTGCTCGCGCCCCGCGACTACCTCTCCACCTTCATGAAGATCGGCACCATCCTGCTGCTCGCCCTCGGTGTCGTCATCACGCTGCCGACGCTGAGGATGGACGCGGTCACCGACTTCGCCTCGCGCGGCGACGGCCCGGTCTTCGCGGGCTCGCTCTTCCCCTTCGTCTTCATCACCATCGCCTGCGGTGCCCTGTCCGGCTTCCACTCGCTCATCTCGTCCGGCACGACACCGAAGATGATCCAGAAGGAGACGCAGGTCCGGATGATCGGCTACGGCTCCATGCTGATGGAGTCGTCCGTCGCGGTGATGGCGCTGATCGCGGCCAGCATCATCGACCCCGGCCTGTACTTCGCGATGAACGCGCCCGCCGGTGTCATCGGCACGACCGTGGAGAACGCCTCGCAGGTGGTGAGCGGCTGGGGCTACCAGATCTCCCCGGCGGACCTCGCCGCCGCGGCCGCGAGCGTCGAGGAGTCGACGTTGCTGTCCCGCACCGGCGGCGCGCCCACGCTCGCGGTAGGCGTCTCGGAGATCTTCTCCACTGTCACGGGCGACGGCCTCAAGGCGTTCTGGTACCACTTCGCGATCATGTTCGAGGCGCTGTTCATCCTGACCGCGCTGGACGCCGGCACGCGCGTGGGCCGGTTCATGCTCCAGGACACCCTCGGCAACGTCTACAAGCCCTTCAAGAACGTCAGCTGGAAGCCCGGCCTGATCATCACCAGCGCGATCGTCTGCGGTATGTGGGGCTACTTCCTCTGGGTCGGCGTCCACGAGCCCCTCGGCGGCATCAACCAGCTGTTCCCGGTCTTCGGCATCTCCAACCAGCTGCTGGCCGCCGTGGCACTGGCGGTGTGCACCACGCTCCTGATCAAGTCCGGCCGTCTCAAGTGGGCCTGGATCACCGGAGTCCCGCTCGTCTGGGACGCGGTCGTGACCCTGACCGCGAGCTGGCAGAAGGTCTTCTCCAGCGACCCCAAGGTCGGCTTCTTCAAGCAGCGCCAGGTGTTCCAGGACGCCATCGACCGGGGCGAGGTCCTGGCGCCGGCCAAGTCCATGGAGGACATGCACACCGTCGTCACCAACTCCACGGTGGACGGCGTCCTGACCGCCGTCCTCGCCCTGCTGATCGTCGTCGTGATCGTGGACGCGGCCCGGATCTGCGTCCGGCACCTGCGCCGGCCCGCGCTCACCACGAGCAGCGAGGCGCCGTACGTCGAGTCGAAGCTGGTGGCACCGGCCGGCCTGTTCGCCACGCGGGAGGAGAAGGAGGAGCGCCGTGCGACCGTCAGCACTGCTGCGCCGGGTGACTAG
- a CDS encoding ribonucleotide-diphosphate reductase subunit beta: MPSNQNLLDPGFELTLRPMRYPDFYERYRDAIKNTWTVEEVDLHSDVADLAKLSPAEQHLIGRLVAFFATGDSIVANNLVLTLYKHINSPEARLYLSRQLFEEAVHVQFYLTLLDTYLPDPDDRAAAFAAVENIPSIREKAEFCFKWINEVEKLERLETKADRRRFLLNLICFAACIEGLFFYGAFAYVYWFRSRGLLHGLATGTNWVFRDETMHMSFAFDVVDTVRKEEPDLFDDQLQQQVTDMLKEAVEAELQFARDLCGDGLPGMNTESMRQYLECVADQRLTRLGFAPVYGSENPFSFMELQGVQELTNFFERRPSAYQVAVEGTVDLDEDF, encoded by the coding sequence ATGCCCAGCAACCAGAACCTGCTCGACCCCGGCTTCGAGCTGACTCTCCGCCCCATGCGCTACCCGGACTTCTACGAGCGCTACCGGGACGCCATCAAGAACACCTGGACCGTCGAGGAGGTCGACCTCCACTCGGACGTCGCCGACCTCGCCAAGCTCAGCCCCGCCGAGCAGCACCTCATCGGCCGCCTGGTGGCCTTCTTCGCGACCGGCGACTCGATCGTCGCGAACAACCTGGTGCTGACGCTGTACAAGCACATCAACTCCCCCGAGGCGCGGCTCTACTTGAGCCGTCAGCTCTTCGAGGAGGCCGTCCACGTCCAGTTCTACCTGACCCTGCTGGACACGTATCTCCCCGACCCGGACGACCGGGCGGCGGCCTTCGCGGCGGTCGAGAACATCCCGTCCATCCGCGAGAAGGCCGAGTTCTGCTTCAAGTGGATCAACGAGGTCGAGAAGCTGGAGCGCCTGGAGACCAAGGCCGACCGCCGTCGCTTCCTGCTCAACCTCATCTGCTTCGCCGCGTGCATCGAGGGCCTGTTCTTCTACGGCGCCTTCGCGTACGTCTACTGGTTCCGCAGCCGGGGCCTGCTGCACGGCCTCGCGACCGGCACCAACTGGGTGTTCCGCGACGAGACCATGCACATGAGCTTCGCGTTCGACGTGGTCGACACCGTCCGCAAGGAGGAGCCGGACCTCTTCGACGACCAGCTCCAGCAGCAGGTCACCGACATGCTCAAGGAGGCCGTCGAGGCCGAGCTGCAGTTCGCGCGCGACCTGTGCGGTGACGGCCTCCCGGGCATGAACACCGAGTCGATGCGGCAGTACCTGGAGTGCGTCGCCGACCAGCGCCTGACGCGGCTCGGCTTCGCCCCGGTGTACGGCTCCGAGAACCCCTTCTCCTTCATGGAGCTCCAGGGGGTTCAGGAGCTGACCAACTTCTTCGAGCGGCGTCCCTCGGCGTACCAGGTGGCCGTGGAGGGCACGGTCGACCTGGACGAGGACTTCTGA
- a CDS encoding ribonucleoside-diphosphate reductase subunit alpha, which yields MTIAPAEPAKATPVEVETDGPGTALLRTLTELTADLPDADPGRVAAAALRGRSARADEAELRELATEAAAGLISEDPAYSRLAARLLTISIAAEAASQGVTSFTESVAVGHREGLIADRTADFVHRHADRLNALIDPNADDRFGYFGLRTLHSRYLLRHPITRRVIETPQHFMLRVAAGLAEDDTPRSVDEVAALYGLMSRLDYLPSSPTLFNSGTRHPQMSSCYLLDSPKDELDSLYERYHQVARLSKHAGGIGLSYSRIRSRGSLIRGTNGHSNGIVPFLKTLDASVAAVNQGGRRKGAAAVYLETWHSDIEEFLELRDNTGEDARRTHNLNLAHWIPDEFMRRVNADAQWSLFSPSDVPELVDLWGEEFDAAYREAEARGLAKKTLPARELYGRMMRTLAQTGNGWMTFKDAANRTANQTAEPGHVVHSSNLCTEILEVTSDGETAVCNLGSVNLGAFVDTATQDIDWERLDATVRTAVTFLDRVVDINFYPTEQAGRSNARWRPVGLGAMGLQDVFFKLRLPFDSPQAKALSTRIAERIMLAAYEASADLAERNGPLPAWDKTRTARGVLHPDHFDVEPAWPERWAALRERIASVGMRNSLLLAIAPTATIASIAGVYECIEPQVSNLFKRETLSGEFLQVNSYLVQELKALGVWDARTREALREANGSVQDFAWIPEDVRALYRTAWEIPQRGLIDMAAARTPFLDQAQSLNLFLETPTIGKLSSMYAYAWKSGLKTTYYLRSRPATRIARAARATIPVQQSAPEDAVACSLENPESCEACQ from the coding sequence ATGACCATCGCGCCAGCCGAACCGGCCAAAGCGACTCCGGTGGAAGTGGAAACCGACGGTCCCGGAACCGCGTTGCTGCGGACCCTGACCGAGCTGACCGCCGACCTCCCCGACGCCGACCCCGGCCGGGTCGCCGCCGCCGCGCTGCGCGGCCGCTCCGCCCGGGCGGACGAGGCGGAGCTGCGCGAGCTGGCCACGGAGGCCGCCGCCGGCCTCATCTCCGAGGACCCCGCCTACTCCCGGCTGGCCGCCCGGCTGCTGACCATCTCCATCGCCGCCGAGGCCGCCTCCCAGGGCGTCACGTCCTTCACCGAGTCCGTCGCCGTGGGGCACCGGGAGGGTCTCATCGCCGACCGCACGGCCGACTTCGTACACCGGCACGCCGACCGCCTGAACGCCCTGATCGACCCGAACGCCGACGACCGCTTCGGCTACTTCGGCCTGCGCACCCTGCACAGCCGCTACCTGCTCCGGCACCCGATCACCCGCAGGGTCATCGAGACGCCCCAGCACTTCATGCTGCGCGTCGCCGCCGGCCTCGCCGAGGACGACACCCCCCGGTCGGTGGACGAAGTCGCCGCGCTCTACGGGCTCATGAGCCGCCTCGACTACCTCCCCTCCTCCCCCACCCTGTTCAACTCCGGCACCCGGCACCCCCAGATGTCGTCCTGCTACCTCCTGGACTCCCCCAAGGACGAGCTGGACTCCCTCTACGAGCGCTACCACCAGGTGGCCCGGCTCTCCAAGCACGCCGGCGGCATCGGGCTTTCGTACTCCCGGATCCGTTCCCGCGGCTCCCTGATCCGCGGCACCAACGGCCACTCCAACGGCATCGTCCCGTTCCTGAAGACCCTCGACGCCTCCGTCGCCGCCGTGAACCAGGGCGGCCGGCGCAAGGGCGCGGCCGCGGTCTACCTGGAGACCTGGCACTCCGACATCGAGGAGTTCCTGGAGCTGCGCGACAACACCGGCGAGGACGCCCGCCGTACGCACAACCTCAACCTCGCGCACTGGATCCCGGACGAGTTCATGCGCCGGGTGAACGCGGACGCGCAGTGGTCGCTGTTCTCGCCGTCGGACGTGCCCGAGCTGGTCGACCTGTGGGGCGAGGAGTTCGACGCCGCCTACCGCGAGGCCGAGGCGCGGGGCCTGGCGAAGAAGACGCTGCCCGCCCGCGAGCTGTACGGCCGGATGATGCGCACCCTCGCGCAGACCGGCAACGGCTGGATGACCTTCAAGGACGCCGCCAACCGGACCGCCAACCAGACCGCCGAGCCGGGCCACGTCGTGCACTCCTCGAACCTCTGCACGGAGATCCTGGAGGTCACCAGCGACGGGGAGACGGCCGTCTGCAACCTGGGGTCGGTGAACCTGGGCGCCTTTGTCGACACGGCGACTCAAGACATCGACTGGGAGCGGCTGGACGCCACCGTCCGCACCGCCGTCACCTTCCTCGACCGCGTGGTCGACATCAACTTCTACCCGACCGAGCAGGCGGGCCGCTCCAACGCCCGGTGGCGTCCCGTCGGCCTCGGCGCGATGGGCCTGCAGGACGTCTTCTTCAAGCTGCGGCTGCCCTTCGACTCGCCCCAGGCGAAGGCCCTGTCCACCCGGATCGCCGAGCGCATCATGCTCGCCGCGTACGAGGCGTCCGCCGACCTCGCCGAGCGCAACGGGCCGCTGCCCGCGTGGGACAAGACCCGTACCGCCCGGGGCGTGCTGCACCCCGACCACTTCGACGTCGAGCCGGCGTGGCCGGAGCGCTGGGCCGCCCTGCGCGAGCGGATCGCCTCCGTCGGCATGCGCAACTCCCTGCTGCTGGCCATCGCGCCCACCGCGACCATCGCCTCGATCGCCGGTGTCTACGAGTGCATCGAGCCGCAGGTGTCGAACCTGTTCAAGCGCGAGACCCTGTCCGGCGAGTTCCTCCAGGTCAACTCCTACCTGGTGCAGGAGCTGAAGGCCCTCGGCGTCTGGGACGCCCGCACCCGTGAGGCGCTGCGCGAGGCGAACGGCTCGGTGCAGGACTTCGCCTGGATCCCCGAGGACGTACGTGCGCTCTACCGCACGGCGTGGGAGATCCCGCAGCGCGGGCTGATCGACATGGCGGCCGCACGCACCCCGTTCCTCGACCAGGCCCAGTCGCTGAACCTCTTCCTGGAGACGCCGACCATCGGCAAGCTCTCCTCGATGTACGCGTACGCCTGGAAGTCCGGCCTGAAGACGACGTACTACCTGCGCTCGCGCCCGGCGACCCGGATCGCCCGCGCGGCCCGAGCCACCATCCCCGTACAGCAGTCGGCACCCGAAGACGCGGTCGCCTGCTCCCTGGAAAACCCCGAGTCCTGCGAGGCCTGCCAGTAA
- a CDS encoding GNAT family N-acetyltransferase produces MDIVIRPAIPTEYDALGDITAQAYLQDGLLDFGESDEYLGELNNVAKRAAAAEVLVAVEHERVLGGVTFVPSGGPMADIAGLGEAEIRMLAVAPEARGRGVGEALVRACIDRARTADGCTGIVLSTQRTMHTAHRIYERLGFTRTPDRDWNPIPHLDDITLLTYQLTL; encoded by the coding sequence ATGGACATCGTCATCCGCCCCGCCATCCCCACCGAATACGACGCCCTCGGCGACATCACGGCCCAGGCCTATCTCCAGGACGGCCTACTGGACTTCGGGGAGAGCGACGAATACCTCGGGGAACTCAACAACGTAGCGAAGCGGGCGGCCGCCGCAGAGGTACTGGTAGCCGTCGAGCACGAACGCGTCCTGGGCGGCGTGACCTTCGTCCCCTCCGGCGGCCCCATGGCCGACATAGCGGGCCTCGGAGAGGCCGAGATCCGCATGTTGGCCGTAGCGCCGGAGGCCCGCGGCCGAGGCGTCGGCGAGGCCCTCGTACGCGCCTGCATCGACCGCGCACGCACCGCCGACGGCTGCACCGGCATCGTCCTCTCCACCCAGCGCACCATGCACACAGCCCACCGCATCTACGAACGCCTCGGCTTCACCCGCACACCCGACCGCGACTGGAACCCCATCCCCCACCTCGACGACATCACGCTTCTCACCTACCAGTTGACGCTCTGA
- the mctP gene encoding monocarboxylate uptake permease MctP, which yields MKDGVNGVALAVFILFFVAVTVMGFLAARWRKAENEHSLDEWGLGGRSFGTWITWFLLGGDLYTAYTFVAVPAAIYAAGAAGFFAVPYTILIYPMMFVFLPRLWSVSHKHGYVTTSDFVRGRFGSKGLSLAVAVTGILATMPYIALQLVGIQAVLDVMGIGGGEDTNWFIKDLPLLIAFGVLAAYTYSSGLRAPALIAFVKDALIYIVIAVAIIYIPIKLGGFDDIFSAASDKYEAAGAGGLIPNAASQWTYATLALGSALALFMYPHSVTAVLSSRSRDVIRRNSTILPLYSLMLGMLGLLGFMAIAAGIKVENGQLAIPQLFENMFPDWFTGVAFAAIGIGALVPAAIMSIAAANLFTRNIYKDFLKPDATPAQETKVSKMVSLLVKVGALVFVLGMDKTVAINFQLLGGIWILQTMPALVGGLFTRWFHRWALLAGWAVGMIYGTVAAYGVASPTQKHFGGSSAEIPGIGEIGYIGLTAFVLNLVVTVVLTFVLRAAKAPEGIDETKPEDYTADAGDPGVQVELPPATAGASH from the coding sequence ATGAAGGACGGCGTGAACGGCGTCGCACTCGCCGTATTCATCCTCTTCTTCGTCGCCGTCACGGTGATGGGCTTCCTGGCCGCGCGCTGGCGCAAGGCCGAGAACGAGCACAGCCTCGACGAATGGGGCCTGGGCGGCCGGTCGTTCGGCACCTGGATCACCTGGTTCCTGCTCGGCGGCGACCTCTACACGGCGTACACCTTCGTCGCCGTACCGGCGGCGATCTACGCCGCGGGCGCGGCCGGCTTCTTCGCGGTGCCGTACACGATCCTCATCTACCCGATGATGTTCGTCTTCCTGCCCCGCCTGTGGTCCGTCTCGCACAAGCACGGATACGTCACCACCTCGGACTTCGTCCGGGGCCGCTTCGGCTCGAAGGGCCTCTCCCTCGCGGTGGCCGTCACCGGCATCCTCGCGACGATGCCGTACATCGCGCTCCAGCTGGTCGGCATCCAGGCCGTGCTGGACGTGATGGGCATCGGCGGTGGCGAGGACACCAACTGGTTCATCAAGGACCTGCCGCTGCTGATCGCCTTCGGCGTGCTGGCCGCGTACACCTACTCGTCGGGTCTGCGGGCACCGGCCCTGATCGCGTTCGTGAAGGACGCGCTGATCTACATCGTCATCGCCGTCGCGATCATCTACATCCCGATCAAGCTGGGCGGCTTCGACGACATCTTCAGCGCGGCGAGCGACAAGTACGAGGCAGCCGGTGCGGGCGGACTCATACCGAACGCGGCCTCGCAGTGGACCTACGCCACGCTGGCGCTGGGCTCGGCGCTCGCGCTGTTCATGTACCCGCACAGCGTGACGGCGGTCCTCTCCAGCCGCAGCCGGGACGTGATCCGCCGCAACTCCACGATCCTGCCGCTGTACTCGCTGATGCTGGGCATGCTGGGCCTGCTCGGCTTCATGGCGATCGCGGCCGGTATCAAGGTGGAGAACGGCCAGCTGGCGATCCCGCAGCTGTTCGAGAACATGTTCCCGGACTGGTTCACGGGCGTCGCGTTCGCGGCGATCGGCATCGGCGCGCTGGTCCCGGCGGCCATCATGTCGATCGCGGCCGCGAACCTCTTCACCCGCAACATCTACAAGGACTTCCTGAAGCCGGACGCCACGCCCGCACAGGAGACCAAGGTCTCCAAGATGGTGTCCCTGCTGGTGAAGGTCGGCGCCCTCGTCTTCGTCCTCGGCATGGACAAGACGGTCGCGATCAACTTCCAGCTGCTGGGCGGCATCTGGATCCTGCAGACCATGCCCGCCCTGGTCGGCGGCCTGTTCACCCGCTGGTTCCACCGCTGGGCCCTGCTGGCCGGCTGGGCGGTCGGCATGATCTACGGCACGGTCGCGGCGTACGGCGTCGCCTCCCCGACCCAGAAGCACTTCGGCGGCTCGTCGGCGGAGATCCCCGGCATCGGCGAGATCGGCTACATCGGCCTCACCGCGTTCGTCCTCAACCTGGTGGTGACGGTGGTCCTCACCTTCGTCCTGAGGGCGGCGAAGGCCCCCGAGGGCATCGATGAGACGAAGCCCGAGGACTACACCGCGGACGCCGGAGACCCGGGAGTCCAGGTGGAGCTTCCCCCGGCAACGGCTGGGGCAAGCCACTAA
- a CDS encoding bifunctional albaflavenone monooxygenase/terpene synthase: MTVESVKPEAQEHGQASELREPPLAGGGFPLLGHGLKLVRDPLAFMSQLRDHGDVVRLRLGPKTVYAVTTPALTGALALSPDYKIDGPLWESLEGLLGKEGVATANGPRHRRQRRTIQPAFRLDAIPAYGPIMEEEAHGLTTRWQPGETIDCTSESFRVAVRIAARCLLRGQYMDERAERLCLALATVFRGMYQRMVIPLGPLYRLPLPANREFNRALADLHLLVDEIVAERRASGQKPDDLLTALLAAKDENGEPIGEQEIHDQVVAILTPGSETVASTIMWLLQVLAEHPEHADRVRDEVESVTGGRPVAFADVRGLTHTNNVVVEAMRLRPAVWILTRRAVTETELGGYRIPAGADIIYSPYAIQRDARSYADNLEFDPDRWLPERAKDVPKYAMSPFSVGNRKCPSDHFSMAQLTLITAAVATKYRFEQVPGSNDTTRVGITLRPHKLLLTPVPR, from the coding sequence ATGACCGTCGAGTCTGTGAAGCCCGAGGCCCAGGAACACGGGCAGGCGTCGGAGCTGCGTGAACCGCCCCTCGCGGGCGGTGGGTTCCCGCTTCTCGGTCACGGCCTGAAGCTGGTGCGAGATCCCCTGGCCTTCATGTCCCAGCTGCGCGACCACGGTGACGTGGTCCGGCTGCGGCTCGGCCCGAAGACGGTGTACGCCGTCACCACCCCGGCGCTCACCGGCGCGCTGGCGCTGAGCCCCGACTACAAGATCGACGGCCCGCTGTGGGAGTCCCTGGAGGGCCTGCTCGGCAAGGAGGGCGTGGCCACCGCCAACGGGCCCCGCCACCGGCGTCAACGCCGCACCATCCAGCCCGCGTTCCGGCTCGACGCGATCCCCGCCTACGGGCCGATCATGGAGGAGGAGGCGCACGGACTCACCACCCGCTGGCAGCCCGGCGAGACCATCGACTGCACCTCCGAGTCCTTCCGGGTCGCCGTGCGCATCGCGGCCCGCTGTCTGCTGCGCGGCCAGTACATGGACGAGCGCGCCGAGCGGCTGTGCCTCGCCCTCGCCACCGTGTTCCGCGGTATGTACCAGCGGATGGTGATCCCGCTCGGGCCGCTGTACCGGCTGCCGCTGCCCGCCAACCGTGAATTCAACCGGGCGCTGGCCGATTTGCATCTCCTGGTCGACGAGATCGTGGCCGAACGCCGGGCATCCGGTCAAAAGCCGGACGATTTGCTGACGGCATTGCTGGCAGCGAAGGACGAGAATGGCGAGCCCATCGGGGAACAGGAGATCCACGACCAGGTGGTCGCGATACTCACCCCGGGGAGCGAAACCGTGGCCTCCACGATCATGTGGCTGCTCCAGGTGCTCGCCGAGCATCCGGAACACGCGGACCGGGTCCGGGACGAAGTCGAATCCGTGACCGGCGGCCGGCCCGTCGCATTCGCGGATGTCCGGGGGCTCACCCACACGAACAATGTCGTCGTGGAGGCGATGCGTTTGCGTCCCGCCGTATGGATACTGACGCGGCGGGCGGTCACCGAGACGGAACTCGGCGGCTATCGCATTCCGGCCGGGGCGGACATCATCTACAGTCCGTACGCGATACAGCGCGATGCGCGATCGTACGCGGACAACCTGGAGTTCGACCCGGACCGATGGCTTCCGGAGCGCGCCAAAGACGTGCCGAAATATGCCATGAGTCCGTTCAGCGTGGGTAATCGCAAGTGCCCGAGCGACCACTTCTCGATGGCCCAGCTGACGCTGATCACGGCGGCGGTCGCGACGAAGTACCGCTTCGAGCAGGTGCCCGGGTCCAACGACACCACCCGGGTCGGCATCACGCTCCGCCCGCACAAGTTGCTGCTCACGCCCGTCCCGAGGTGA
- a CDS encoding GlxA family transcriptional regulator gives MLQNVAAVLVDGVNPFELGVICEVFGIDRSDEGLPVYDFAVASAEGPVLRSNAGFSMQVEHGLERLESADLIAVPAGSRYDSRTFPPEMLDALRRGVERGARVLSVCSGVFVLGAAWLLDGRRCAVHWRHAGELGRQYPRAIVEQDVLYVDEDPVITSAGTAAGIDACLHIVRKEQGPEVANKIARRMVVPPHRDGGQAQYIERPLPRSEGDTVAEVLVWMERNLDQDVTVEQLAARALMSPRTFARRFQQETGTTPYRWILRQRVLLAQRLLEATDETVDAIAGRTGFGNAAALRHQFVRALGTTPNAYRRTFRGPEAA, from the coding sequence ATGCTTCAGAACGTGGCCGCCGTCCTCGTCGACGGGGTGAACCCCTTTGAGCTGGGCGTGATCTGCGAGGTCTTCGGCATCGACCGCAGCGACGAGGGTCTGCCGGTGTACGACTTCGCGGTCGCCTCCGCCGAGGGTCCGGTGCTGCGATCCAACGCAGGCTTCTCCATGCAGGTCGAGCACGGGCTGGAGCGCCTGGAGAGCGCCGACCTGATCGCCGTACCGGCGGGCTCGCGCTACGACTCGCGGACCTTCCCGCCCGAGATGCTCGACGCCCTGCGCCGAGGCGTCGAGCGTGGTGCGCGAGTACTCAGCGTGTGCTCCGGGGTCTTCGTGCTGGGCGCCGCGTGGCTGCTGGACGGGCGGCGGTGTGCCGTGCACTGGCGGCACGCCGGCGAGCTGGGGCGGCAGTACCCGCGGGCGATCGTCGAACAGGACGTGCTGTACGTCGACGAGGACCCGGTGATCACCTCGGCCGGTACGGCCGCCGGCATCGACGCCTGCCTGCACATCGTGCGCAAGGAGCAGGGGCCGGAGGTCGCCAACAAGATCGCCCGGCGGATGGTGGTGCCGCCGCACCGGGACGGCGGTCAGGCCCAGTACATCGAGCGCCCGCTGCCCCGCTCCGAGGGTGACACGGTCGCCGAGGTGCTGGTGTGGATGGAGCGCAACCTCGACCAGGACGTCACCGTCGAGCAGCTCGCCGCCCGCGCCCTGATGTCCCCGCGCACCTTCGCCCGCCGCTTCCAGCAGGAGACGGGGACCACTCCGTACCGCTGGATCCTGCGCCAACGAGTGCTGCTGGCCCAGCGGTTGCTGGAAGCGACGGACGAGACGGTGGACGCGATCGCCGGTCGAACGGGGTTCGGCAACGCGGCCGCACTGCGCCATCAGTTCGTCCGGGCGCTGGGGACCACCCCCAACGCCTACCGGCGCACGTTCAGGGGCCCGGAAGCCGCCTGA